A single Blastococcus colisei DNA region contains:
- a CDS encoding DUF4148 domain-containing protein, producing the protein MKNRITALLVALGVALGLTVAGPAGTAQAVQNSGLVGVHVRADLSQSNMLFSFQDQTGDPLHQTYVCEGCYYGEAGDVLISSEPQQMWTNPGWCSGYRYVIYDTRFDPEAVSTSAWWYVRGGYNGVSTHVNPRPNWVSDVPSYNIYEIQAYLVPVGVAGCTY; encoded by the coding sequence ATGAAGAACAGGATTACCGCGCTGCTGGTCGCCCTGGGCGTGGCCTTGGGCTTGACCGTGGCCGGCCCGGCCGGCACTGCGCAGGCGGTGCAGAACAGCGGCCTCGTCGGCGTGCACGTCCGCGCCGATCTCAGTCAGTCCAACATGCTGTTCTCGTTCCAGGACCAGACCGGTGACCCGCTCCACCAGACGTACGTCTGCGAGGGCTGCTACTACGGCGAGGCCGGTGACGTCCTCATCTCCTCCGAGCCGCAGCAGATGTGGACGAACCCGGGCTGGTGCAGCGGGTACCGCTACGTCATCTACGACACCCGGTTCGACCCGGAGGCCGTGAGCACGAGCGCCTGGTGGTACGTGCGGGGCGGCTACAACGGCGTCTCGACGCACGTCAACCCGAGGCCGAACTGGGTCAGCGACGTTCCCTCGTACAACATCTACGAGATCCAGGCGTACCTGGTGCCGGTGGGCGTGGCCGGCTGCACCTACTGA
- a CDS encoding cytochrome P450 gives MAVDAGSGLPDLEAVDLSDRDFWVEPPEVRHAVFDRLRAERPFAFFAEPEIPGLPVGPGYYAVTRHADLDAISSQPQVFCSGKGAVSIQNIPADLNEFYGSMISMDDPRHARIRRIVSKTFTPRMLERVVDSVRGIVEDVLSEARRTAEANDGRLDVVADVAAPIPLRVICDMMGVPADDRALVLSASTVILSGGDPELIEDQDEQLTALFEAGIALAGVMERLAAERLERPTDDLTTALVTTEVDGERLTHQEIGSFFILLLVAGNETTRNAISQGILALSEHPEQRARWAADPSIDKTAVEELVRWTSPISWMRRTATRDGEVNGHRFAEGDKFLLFYAAANRDPELFADPHVFDLTRDPNPHVGFGGHGPHFCLGAHLARREIAVTFRQLFEQLPDLEVAGEPARLRSSFVNGLKRLPARLTDVR, from the coding sequence ATGGCCGTGGACGCCGGATCCGGACTCCCCGACCTGGAAGCTGTCGACCTCTCCGACCGGGACTTCTGGGTGGAGCCCCCGGAGGTGCGGCACGCGGTGTTCGACCGGCTGCGCGCCGAGCGGCCGTTCGCCTTCTTCGCCGAGCCGGAGATCCCCGGGCTGCCGGTCGGGCCCGGCTACTACGCCGTCACCCGGCATGCCGACCTGGACGCGATCAGCTCCCAGCCGCAGGTCTTCTGCTCCGGCAAGGGGGCGGTGTCCATCCAGAACATCCCGGCCGACCTGAACGAGTTCTACGGCTCGATGATCAGCATGGACGACCCCCGGCACGCCCGGATCCGGCGCATCGTGTCCAAGACCTTCACGCCGCGGATGCTGGAGCGGGTCGTCGACTCGGTGCGCGGCATCGTCGAGGACGTGCTGAGCGAGGCGCGCCGCACCGCCGAGGCGAACGACGGGCGCCTCGACGTCGTCGCCGACGTCGCCGCGCCCATCCCGCTGCGGGTCATCTGCGACATGATGGGAGTGCCCGCCGACGACCGGGCCCTGGTGCTGTCGGCGTCCACCGTCATCCTCTCCGGCGGCGATCCGGAGCTGATCGAGGACCAGGACGAGCAGCTCACCGCGCTGTTCGAAGCCGGCATCGCGCTCGCGGGGGTCATGGAGCGGCTCGCGGCCGAGCGTCTCGAGCGGCCCACCGACGACCTGACGACGGCGCTGGTGACCACCGAGGTCGACGGCGAACGCCTGACACACCAGGAAATCGGGTCCTTCTTCATCCTGCTGCTGGTGGCGGGCAACGAGACCACCCGCAACGCGATCTCCCAGGGCATCCTCGCGCTGTCCGAGCACCCCGAGCAGCGCGCGCGCTGGGCGGCCGACCCGTCGATCGACAAGACGGCGGTCGAGGAGCTCGTGCGCTGGACCAGCCCGATCAGCTGGATGCGCCGCACGGCGACGCGCGACGGCGAGGTGAACGGCCACCGGTTTGCCGAGGGCGACAAGTTCCTGCTCTTCTACGCGGCGGCCAACCGCGACCCGGAACTCTTCGCCGACCCGCACGTGTTCGACCTGACCCGCGACCCGAACCCGCACGTGGGCTTCGGGGGCCACGGCCCGCACTTCTGCCTCGGCGCCCACCTCGCCCGGCGGGAGATCGCGGTGACCTTCCGCCAGCTGTTCGAGCAGCTGCCCGACCTCGAGGTGGCGGGGGAGCCGGCCCGGCTGCGGTCGTCGTTCGTCAACGGCCTCAAGCGGCTGCCGGCGCGGCTGACGGACGTGCGGTGA
- a CDS encoding ferredoxin, whose product MTRIAVDRERCVGSGTCEVLAPDVFEVDDEGALVVHRPEPAGDEVDEVEDAVQACPTRALSLVE is encoded by the coding sequence GTGACCCGCATAGCGGTGGACCGGGAGCGTTGCGTCGGATCGGGTACCTGCGAAGTGCTGGCGCCCGACGTCTTCGAGGTCGACGACGAGGGCGCCCTCGTCGTGCACCGGCCCGAGCCGGCCGGCGACGAGGTGGACGAGGTCGAGGACGCCGTGCAGGCGTGCCCGACCCGCGCGCTGTCGCTGGTGGAGTGA
- a CDS encoding GNAT family N-acetyltransferase — MEPTVKDAPEANRYEIRDGDQLLGHADYERRGDTVVFTHTEVDQDSGRKGLGSTLVKAALDDVRAKGGSVVPQCSFVRGWIGKHEEYGDLVRSR, encoded by the coding sequence ATGGAGCCCACTGTGAAGGACGCCCCCGAGGCGAACCGGTACGAGATCCGCGACGGCGACCAGCTGCTCGGCCACGCCGACTACGAGCGGCGCGGGGACACCGTCGTCTTCACCCACACCGAGGTCGACCAGGACTCCGGACGGAAAGGCCTGGGCAGCACGCTGGTGAAGGCCGCCCTCGACGACGTCAGGGCGAAGGGCGGCTCCGTCGTCCCGCAGTGCTCGTTCGTGCGCGGCTGGATCGGCAAGCACGAGGAGTACGGCGACCTCGTCCGGTCGCGCTGA
- a CDS encoding VOC family protein, with product MSTRDLDALEQERARIREAHLKPSGERPASTARGLHHTALISSDVERTVRFYQDVLGFPLTELIENRDYPGSSHFFFDIGNGNLLAFFDFPGLDVGPYAEVLGGLHHMAISVDPERWATLVERLAGAGVEHEVHSGVSVYFRDPDGARIELIADPLGEMYGHHVL from the coding sequence GTGAGCACCCGAGACCTGGACGCGCTCGAGCAGGAGCGCGCGCGCATCCGCGAGGCGCACCTCAAGCCCTCCGGCGAACGTCCGGCATCGACCGCGCGCGGGCTGCACCACACGGCGCTGATCAGCAGCGACGTCGAGCGGACCGTCCGCTTCTACCAGGACGTCCTCGGGTTCCCGCTGACCGAGCTGATCGAGAACCGCGACTACCCGGGCTCCTCGCACTTCTTCTTCGACATCGGCAACGGCAACCTGCTGGCCTTCTTCGACTTCCCGGGCCTCGACGTCGGCCCCTACGCCGAGGTGCTCGGCGGCCTGCACCACATGGCCATCAGCGTCGACCCCGAGCGCTGGGCGACGCTGGTCGAGCGGCTCGCCGGGGCCGGCGTCGAGCACGAGGTGCACAGCGGCGTCTCGGTCTACTTCCGCGACCCCGACGGCGCGCGCATCGAGCTCATCGCCGACCCGCTCGGGGAGATGTACGGCCACCACGTCCTCTGA
- a CDS encoding antibiotic biosynthesis monooxygenase family protein: protein MILEHAPLTVRPGEQEAFETAFARARYLIAGVPGFRRLSLSRCLERDTGYLLLVEWERLEDHTEGFRGSPVYQDWRALLHSFCAPFPIVEHYATVLTAEPEEGA, encoded by the coding sequence GTGATCCTGGAACACGCGCCGCTGACCGTCCGACCGGGGGAGCAGGAAGCCTTCGAGACGGCGTTCGCCCGGGCGCGGTACCTCATCGCCGGCGTCCCCGGCTTCCGGCGGCTGAGCCTCTCCCGGTGTCTGGAGCGCGACACCGGATATCTGCTGCTCGTGGAGTGGGAGCGGCTCGAGGACCACACCGAGGGCTTCCGCGGCTCGCCGGTCTACCAGGACTGGCGGGCGCTGCTGCACTCCTTCTGCGCCCCGTTCCCCATCGTGGAGCACTACGCCACCGTGCTCACGGCCGAGCCTGAGGAGGGCGCGTGA
- the map gene encoding type I methionyl aminopeptidase: MIELRTLGELDAMRAAGAVVADMLAAVRAAAAPGVRLTRLDSVARDVLADAGATSPFLGYAPLATTPPFPGVVCLSVNDVALHGIPTPDVLEDGDLLSVDAGAVLDGWVGDAAITFPVGTPRPEDLALVATAERALEAGIAAAVVGNRVGDISAAIGAVGRAGGCGINTDQGGHGVGRTMHEAPHVPNEGRAGRGLPLRAGLVIAIEPWFLAGGSDDYRVDADGWTLRSADGSRAAHVEHTVAVTDDGPRILTARGEV, from the coding sequence GTGATCGAGCTGCGCACCCTCGGCGAGCTGGATGCCATGCGCGCCGCCGGTGCGGTGGTGGCCGACATGCTGGCCGCCGTCCGGGCGGCTGCCGCGCCCGGCGTCCGCCTCACCCGGCTCGACTCGGTGGCCCGCGACGTCCTGGCCGACGCGGGCGCGACGTCACCGTTCCTCGGCTACGCGCCACTGGCCACCACCCCGCCCTTTCCGGGCGTCGTGTGCCTGTCGGTCAACGACGTCGCCCTGCACGGCATCCCGACGCCCGATGTGCTGGAGGACGGCGACCTGCTGAGCGTCGACGCGGGTGCGGTCCTCGACGGCTGGGTCGGGGACGCCGCGATCACCTTTCCGGTCGGGACGCCGCGGCCGGAGGACCTGGCCCTGGTCGCCACGGCCGAGCGGGCCTTGGAGGCCGGCATCGCGGCAGCCGTCGTCGGCAACCGGGTCGGTGACATCTCCGCCGCGATCGGGGCAGTCGGCCGCGCCGGCGGGTGCGGCATCAACACCGACCAGGGCGGGCACGGGGTCGGCCGCACGATGCACGAGGCGCCGCACGTGCCCAACGAGGGGCGGGCCGGCCGCGGGTTGCCACTGCGTGCCGGGCTGGTGATCGCCATCGAGCCGTGGTTCCTGGCCGGCGGCAGCGACGACTATCGCGTGGACGCCGACGGCTGGACCCTGCGCAGCGCCGACGGGAGTCGCGCCGCGCACGTCGAGCACACCGTCGCCGTCACCGACGACGGCCCCCGCATCCTCACCGCCCGCGGTGAGGTATAG
- a CDS encoding helix-turn-helix domain-containing protein, with protein sequence MGRPRMPKEIERRFWRLIAAGSATEQAAEAVGVSADTGQRWFRDGGGMAPMALTEPSDRFLTVAERETIDLCWAEGWPQADIAREIGRHPSTVSRELRRNRLEGYPRRPPLPVGQRHRPGPAPGTQGPGRRPRLRYRAAPAQAKAEARGRRPKPSKIAEFPELQAYVQRQLKEGWSPEQITGRLVVDFLDDERMRISHEAIYQALFVQGRGGLNRELTKHLRTGRALRKPRRRVCRRRVKSDPQASDES encoded by the coding sequence ATGGGGCGTCCGCGGATGCCGAAGGAGATCGAGCGCAGGTTCTGGCGGCTGATCGCTGCGGGATCGGCGACGGAGCAGGCGGCGGAAGCGGTCGGCGTGTCGGCCGACACTGGGCAGCGGTGGTTCCGCGACGGTGGCGGCATGGCGCCGATGGCATTGACCGAGCCCAGCGACCGATTCCTGACCGTGGCCGAGCGGGAGACGATCGACCTGTGCTGGGCCGAGGGCTGGCCGCAGGCCGACATCGCCCGCGAGATCGGCCGGCATCCCTCGACGGTCTCCCGCGAGCTGCGCCGCAATCGACTCGAGGGCTATCCGCGGCGTCCGCCGCTGCCCGTCGGCCAGCGGCACCGCCCCGGGCCGGCGCCGGGGACTCAGGGCCCGGGACGGCGCCCACGGCTGCGCTATCGGGCCGCGCCGGCGCAAGCCAAGGCCGAGGCGCGGGGCCGCCGCCCGAAGCCGAGCAAGATCGCCGAGTTCCCCGAGCTGCAGGCCTACGTGCAGCGGCAGTTGAAGGAGGGCTGGAGCCCCGAGCAGATCACCGGCCGTCTGGTCGTGGATTTCCTCGACGATGAACGGATGCGCATCTCACATGAGGCGATCTACCAGGCCCTGTTCGTCCAGGGCCGCGGTGGGCTGAACCGGGAGCTGACCAAGCACCTGCGCACCGGGCGGGCGCTGCGTAAGCCCCGCCGTCGTGTCTGTCGACGACGAGTGAAAAGTGACCCCCAGGCGTCGGATGAAAGTTGA
- the istA gene encoding IS21 family transposase → MITVEDWAEIRRLHRAEKVPIKEISRRLGVARNTVRSALAADRPPKYERRPKGSLVDAVEPQIRAMLKEFPRMPATVIAERIGWTHSITILKDRIRAIRPEYAGIDPADRLIHEPGQATQCDLWFPEVKIPVGHGQAAVLPVLVMTATYSRFISAVMLPSRQAGDLLAGMWQLISAVGAVSKTLVWDRESAIGGTGRVSAPAAAFAGSLATQIRLLPPRDPESKGMVERNNGFLETSFLPGRQFSCPHDFNDQLTDWLPTANRRLVRATGARPVSALEADRAAMTPLPRVAPAVGLSHRVRLGRDYYIRLDGNDYSVDPRMIGRIVDVEASPTQVAVVHDGLDVAVHQRCWAKRAVITDPEHVRIAAELRAEYRLQAAEAARRSRARHHEDGHPVMLRALPDYDALFGSDFDPAGAVQASMPEGAR, encoded by the coding sequence GTGATCACTGTGGAGGACTGGGCCGAGATCCGTCGACTGCATCGGGCGGAGAAGGTGCCGATCAAGGAGATCTCACGGCGGCTGGGAGTCGCCCGTAACACCGTGCGATCGGCGTTGGCTGCTGACCGCCCGCCGAAGTACGAGCGGCGGCCGAAGGGGTCGCTGGTGGACGCGGTGGAGCCGCAGATCCGGGCGATGCTCAAGGAGTTCCCGCGGATGCCGGCGACGGTGATTGCCGAGCGGATCGGCTGGACCCACTCGATCACGATCCTCAAGGACCGCATCCGGGCGATCCGTCCCGAGTACGCCGGCATCGATCCGGCCGATCGGCTGATCCACGAGCCCGGGCAGGCGACCCAGTGCGACCTGTGGTTCCCGGAGGTGAAGATCCCGGTCGGGCACGGGCAGGCGGCGGTGCTGCCGGTGTTGGTGATGACCGCGACGTACTCACGGTTCATCTCCGCGGTGATGCTGCCCTCCCGGCAGGCTGGGGACCTACTGGCCGGGATGTGGCAGCTGATCAGCGCGGTCGGAGCGGTGAGCAAGACGCTGGTCTGGGACCGGGAATCCGCGATCGGCGGCACCGGCCGAGTGAGCGCACCGGCGGCGGCATTTGCTGGCTCGCTGGCCACCCAGATCCGGCTGCTGCCCCCGCGCGACCCCGAGTCGAAGGGGATGGTGGAACGGAACAACGGGTTCTTGGAGACCTCGTTCCTACCCGGCCGACAGTTCTCCTGCCCGCACGACTTCAACGACCAGCTCACCGACTGGCTCCCGACGGCCAACCGCCGGCTGGTGCGGGCCACCGGCGCCCGCCCGGTCTCGGCCCTGGAGGCCGACCGGGCGGCGATGACGCCGCTGCCGCGGGTCGCCCCGGCGGTCGGGCTGAGCCACCGGGTGCGGCTGGGCCGGGACTACTACATCCGACTCGACGGCAACGACTATTCGGTCGACCCGCGAATGATCGGCCGGATCGTCGACGTGGAGGCCTCCCCCACCCAGGTGGCGGTCGTGCACGACGGCCTCGACGTCGCCGTGCATCAGCGGTGCTGGGCCAAGCGGGCGGTGATCACCGATCCCGAGCACGTGCGCATCGCCGCCGAGCTGCGCGCCGAATACCGGCTGCAAGCGGCCGAGGCGGCACGTCGGTCGCGGGCCCGTCACCACGAGGACGGGCATCCGGTGATGCTGCGCGCCCTGCCCGACTACGACGCGCTGTTCGGCTCGGACTTCGACCCCGCCGGCGCAGTCCAGGCTTCGATGCCGGAGGGCGCGCGGTGA
- the istB gene encoding IS21-like element helper ATPase IstB — MITRGADLPADAGHVAGRSSSELVSHIAYLARVLKTPIIGRIWAELATQAREEHWSHEEYLAAVLARQVADREANGTQIRLAGAHFPQVKTLEEFNVDHQPSLRRDVLAHLAGCAYIGRADNVVLLGPPGVGKTHLALGLGLKAVQAGHAVLFDTAIGWITRLRDAHTEGRLAAELKRLRRYRLLIIDEVGYIPFDSAAANLFFQLVSTRYEQGSMMITSNMPFGRWGEVFGDDIAAAAMIDRLVHHAEVITLAGDSYRTRARRELLARDPAAATRTTPPATGPTD; from the coding sequence GTGATCACTCGCGGCGCGGATCTGCCCGCCGACGCCGGCCACGTTGCCGGCCGCAGCAGCAGTGAGTTGGTCTCCCACATCGCCTACCTGGCGCGAGTGCTCAAGACCCCGATCATCGGCCGGATTTGGGCCGAGCTGGCGACCCAGGCCCGCGAGGAGCACTGGTCGCACGAGGAGTACCTGGCCGCCGTGCTGGCCCGCCAGGTCGCCGACCGAGAAGCCAACGGCACGCAGATCCGTCTGGCCGGAGCTCACTTCCCGCAGGTCAAGACGCTCGAGGAGTTCAACGTCGACCACCAGCCCTCTCTGCGCCGCGACGTGCTCGCGCACCTGGCCGGCTGCGCCTACATCGGCCGAGCGGACAACGTCGTACTGCTCGGCCCGCCCGGAGTCGGCAAGACCCACCTCGCCCTGGGCCTGGGCCTCAAGGCAGTCCAGGCCGGACATGCGGTGCTCTTCGACACCGCTATCGGCTGGATCACCCGACTGCGTGACGCCCACACCGAGGGCCGGCTGGCCGCCGAACTCAAGCGACTGCGCCGCTACCGGCTGCTGATCATCGACGAGGTCGGCTACATCCCGTTCGACTCCGCCGCGGCCAACCTGTTCTTCCAACTGGTCTCCACCCGCTACGAACAGGGCTCGATGATGATCACTTCGAACATGCCCTTCGGCCGCTGGGGCGAGGTCTTCGGCGACGACATCGCCGCCGCCGCGATGATCGACCGCCTCGTCCACCACGCCGAGGTCATCACCCTCGCCGGGGACTCCTACCGCACCCGCGCCCGCCGCGAGCTCCTCGCCCGCGACCCGGCCGCGGCCACCCGCACCACCCCGCCGGCTACCGGGCCGACGGACTGA
- a CDS encoding cystathionine gamma-synthase → MSGFNTRAIHAGQEPDPATGAVIVPVHLTTTYKQDGVGGLRGGYEYSRSANPTRTALQEAIAALEQGTSGMAFASGLAAEDTVLRTVCEPGSHIVLGGDAYGGTFRLISRVASRWGVEHTPADLNDLDALRSVMRPTTRVIWCETPTNPLLNIADIARLAEFAHEHGALLVVDNTFASPYLQQPLTLGADVVVHSTTKYLGGHSDVVGGALVTSDAELGEQLAYHQNAMGAVAGPFDAWLVLRGIKTLGVRMDRHQANAARIAEFLLGHPDVASVLYPGLPDHPGHDIAAKQMSGFGGMLSFRLRGGEEQALKVCERAQLFTLAESLGGVESLIEHPGRMTHASAAGSPLEVPADLVRLSVGIEDVDDLLADLDQALR, encoded by the coding sequence ATGAGCGGCTTCAACACCAGGGCCATCCACGCCGGCCAGGAGCCCGACCCGGCCACCGGCGCGGTCATCGTCCCGGTGCACCTCACGACCACCTACAAGCAGGACGGCGTCGGCGGCCTGCGGGGCGGCTACGAGTACAGCCGCAGCGCCAACCCCACCCGGACGGCGCTGCAGGAGGCCATCGCCGCGCTCGAGCAGGGCACGAGCGGCATGGCATTCGCCTCCGGTCTGGCCGCCGAGGACACCGTGCTCCGCACGGTCTGCGAGCCCGGCTCGCACATCGTGCTGGGCGGCGACGCCTACGGCGGCACGTTCCGGCTGATCTCCCGCGTCGCCTCCCGGTGGGGGGTCGAGCACACGCCGGCCGACCTCAACGACCTCGACGCCCTGCGCTCGGTCATGCGGCCGACGACCCGGGTCATCTGGTGCGAGACGCCGACCAACCCGCTGCTCAACATCGCCGACATCGCGCGGTTGGCGGAGTTCGCGCACGAGCACGGCGCGCTGCTCGTCGTCGACAACACCTTCGCCTCGCCCTACCTGCAGCAGCCGCTGACCCTGGGCGCCGACGTCGTCGTGCACTCCACGACGAAGTACCTCGGGGGCCACTCCGACGTCGTCGGCGGCGCCCTGGTGACCTCGGACGCCGAGCTCGGCGAGCAGCTGGCGTACCACCAGAACGCGATGGGCGCCGTCGCCGGGCCCTTCGATGCCTGGCTGGTGCTGCGCGGGATCAAGACCCTCGGCGTCCGCATGGACCGGCACCAGGCCAACGCGGCTCGGATCGCCGAGTTCCTGCTCGGGCACCCGGACGTCGCCTCGGTGCTCTACCCGGGGCTCCCCGACCACCCGGGCCACGACATCGCGGCGAAGCAGATGTCCGGCTTCGGCGGGATGCTGTCCTTCCGCCTGCGCGGCGGTGAGGAGCAGGCGCTGAAGGTATGCGAGCGGGCGCAGCTGTTCACGCTGGCCGAGTCGCTGGGCGGCGTCGAGTCGCTGATCGAGCACCCCGGCCGGATGACCCACGCCAGCGCCGCGGGCTCGCCGCTGGAGGTGCCGGCCGACCTCGTACGCCTCTCGGTGGGCATCGAGGACGTCGACGACCTGCTCGCGGACCTGGACCAGGCGCTGCGCTGA
- a CDS encoding cystathionine beta-synthase, with the protein MQYAESVVDLVGNTPLVRLTSVTRDLGPDAPLVLAKVEYLNPGGSVKDRIAVRMVDAAEASGALKPGGTIVEPTSGNTGIGLALVAQQRGYKCIFICPDKVGQEKINVLKAYGAEVVVCPTAVDPADPRSYYSVSDRLARETPGGWKPDQYSNPANPQSHYETTGPEVWAQTEGRITTFVTGMGTGGTISGIGRYLKEASGGKVRVVGADPEGSVYSGGTGRPYLVEGVGEDFWPSTYDREIADEIIPVSDGDSFAMTRRLAREEGLLVGGSCGMAVVAALQAATKLTKDDVMVVLLPDGGRGYLNKIFSDAWMSDYGFLESASGETVGELLHTKSGETPTLVHTHPNETVRDAIDILREYGVSQLPVVRAEPPVTAGEVVGSVDEKTLLDSLFAGRASLSDRVEKHMSPPLPIIGSGEAVTEAVTALGSADALLVHVDGKPAGVVTRQDVLGHLAGLPHTVTR; encoded by the coding sequence GTGCAGTACGCCGAGTCCGTCGTGGACCTGGTCGGCAACACCCCACTCGTGCGGCTCACCTCGGTGACCCGCGATCTGGGTCCCGACGCGCCGCTCGTGCTGGCCAAGGTCGAGTACCTCAACCCGGGCGGGTCGGTGAAGGACCGGATCGCCGTCCGGATGGTCGACGCGGCCGAGGCCAGCGGCGCGCTGAAGCCCGGCGGCACCATCGTCGAGCCCACGAGCGGCAACACCGGCATCGGCCTGGCGCTGGTCGCGCAGCAGCGCGGCTACAAGTGCATCTTCATCTGCCCCGACAAGGTGGGGCAGGAGAAGATCAACGTGCTCAAGGCCTACGGCGCCGAGGTCGTCGTCTGCCCCACGGCCGTGGACCCCGCCGACCCGCGCTCCTACTACTCCGTCTCCGACCGCCTCGCCCGGGAGACGCCCGGCGGCTGGAAGCCCGACCAGTACTCCAATCCGGCCAACCCGCAGTCGCACTACGAGACGACGGGGCCGGAGGTATGGGCGCAGACCGAAGGCCGGATCACCACGTTCGTCACCGGTATGGGCACCGGCGGCACGATCAGCGGCATCGGTCGATACCTCAAGGAGGCATCGGGCGGGAAGGTGCGCGTCGTCGGCGCCGACCCCGAGGGGTCGGTGTACTCGGGCGGCACCGGTCGCCCGTACCTGGTCGAGGGCGTCGGCGAGGATTTCTGGCCGTCGACCTACGACCGCGAGATCGCCGACGAGATCATCCCGGTCTCCGACGGCGACTCCTTCGCCATGACGCGCCGGCTCGCCCGCGAGGAGGGCCTGCTGGTCGGGGGGTCCTGCGGGATGGCGGTGGTCGCCGCCCTGCAGGCGGCGACGAAGCTGACCAAGGACGACGTGATGGTGGTGCTGCTGCCCGACGGCGGCCGCGGCTACCTGAACAAGATCTTCAGCGACGCCTGGATGTCGGACTACGGCTTCCTCGAGTCGGCGTCCGGCGAGACGGTCGGCGAGCTGCTGCACACCAAGTCCGGCGAGACGCCGACCCTCGTGCACACGCACCCGAACGAGACCGTCCGGGACGCCATCGACATCCTCCGCGAGTACGGCGTCAGCCAGCTGCCGGTGGTGCGTGCCGAACCACCGGTGACCGCCGGCGAGGTCGTCGGCTCGGTGGACGAGAAGACGCTGCTCGACTCGCTGTTCGCCGGCCGGGCGAGCCTGTCCGACCGGGTGGAGAAGCACATGAGCCCGCCACTGCCGATCATCGGCTCCGGCGAGGCGGTCACCGAGGCGGTGACCGCCCTCGGCTCGGCGGATGCGCTCCTCGTGCACGTCGACGGCAAGCCCGCCGGCGTGGTCACCCGGCAGGACGTCCTCGGGCACCTCGCGGGCCTGCCGCATACGGTGACTCGATGA